One segment of Triticum aestivum cultivar Chinese Spring chromosome 2A, IWGSC CS RefSeq v2.1, whole genome shotgun sequence DNA contains the following:
- the LOC123185085 gene encoding uncharacterized protein: MDGRNLLGAAGADRARRNQAKIVQMAVPVLAMLLLLLTAAAAVSMAPDGTARLHVLFCSNHFVMMCVLSQINLACLFARKAARARTLAARRWYAVGAAACFVELALKPYRIRLLCHAAVEDGA; the protein is encoded by the exons ATGGATG GCCGCAATCTGCTGGGTGCTGCAGGAGCTGATCGAGCGAGGCGGAACCAG GCCAAGATCGTCCAGATGGCGGTGCCGGTGCTggccatgctgctgctgctgctcacggcggcggcggcggtctccatGGCGCCCGACGGCACTGCCCGGCTGCACGTCTTGTTCTGCAGCAACCACTTCGTGATGATGTGCGTGCTCTCCCAGATCAACCTGGCCTGTCTTTTCGCGAGGAAGGCCGCTCGGGCGCGGACGCTGGCGGCCCGGCGCTGGTACGCGGTGGGCGCCGCCGCGTGCTTCGTGGAGCTCGCGCTCAAGCCCTACAGGATCCGTCTGCTG TGCCACGCGGCTGTGGAGGATGGTGCCTAG